The nucleotide sequence TTTGCGATGCATTGTTAGGTGCAGCAACATTGGGAAATATCGGCACACAATTTCCCAATACAGATGTGCAATACAAAAACATCTCAAGTCTCCTGCTACTTGAACGAACTGCATTGCTTATTCGCGAGAATCATTTTGAAATTTCTAATATAGATTCAACCATTGTTTTACAGGAGCCAATCATACATACATTCATTTCTTATTTACGAAAAAACATCGCTCATTCGCTTTCGCTTGAACTTCAACAAGTTTCTGTAAAAGCAACTACTTCCGAGCATCTTGGTTTTATCGGACGCAACGAAGGAATTGCCGTGTTTGCAGTCGCATCACTTTATGACAGCACTTCACCAAAATCAGAACTATAAAATTATGCGCATGCTCATCATATTCGCATTTTTCTTTTGCAAGTGTTCCATTGAAACACTTGCACAACAAACAACTCTCACAAGAGAAATTCTTGAACAACATTTGACCGAACATTCTTCGTTGAATGAACAAATCGGAACAATATCGAATATGTTCAAAGAAAGTTTAGGAAGTGAACGAACCCGCGTCATCGTAATGGATTTTACAACGAACCGTAAAGAAATATCGCTCCTCGGAAATTATATACGCAGAACAATCGGAAAAACAATCGGAACAAACGATAAATACGAAATAGTTGACCAAGTTCTTGTCCTCAAAGAAATTGCTGTAAAAAAATTACCGTTAGGAGTATCACTTCCTACTACTCGCGTTTATTCATTTGCCGAAATGTTTTTATTTACTGATGCAGTTATTACAGGTTCGGTGGAATTCGATGGAACAGTATGCAAAATATCTGCTCAATTGTACTCCGAAGATGCTCTCATAACTTCGTATAACGCAAAATGTACTTCCGACGATATACTCAAACAGTCAGTATTGCAATTGACAAATAATTATCCGGAAGAATTACTCATTGCGCAAAAAGAAAACCCTGCTCCATCGTTCTTCGTGTATTACACGGAAAAGTTAATTGAAAAACTCGAAAATTTGGAACCCTTCTGGATTTACTTTATCGTTTCATTCATTGCATTTATTGAAAACGTGTTTCCACCATTTCCAAGCGACGCCATTGTCGTTTTCGGAGGATTTCTTGTTGGTGTTGGAAAAGTGAAATATTGGCTCCTTCTTCTTGGTTCAACCATCGGCAGCACTCTTGGATTTATGCTTGCATATTATATCGGAGTAAAATGTTCGACGACAAAAATTTCCTCATTGAAAATTCGTTACGTTCCTGTTGACGCATTGCTGAAAGTAGGCGCATGGTTCTCCAAATTCGGATACACATTAATTGTCGTGAACAGATTTTTAGCAGGAACAAGAGCAGTGATTTCATTTTTTGCTGGTCTATCAGGTTTACCGTTGTTAACAACAACCATCTTAAGTTTTCTCAGCGCGTTAGCGTGGAATGCGCTTTTGCTTTACGCTGGAACCAGTTTAGGGAAAAACTGGCAAGTCGCGCTTGAATACATCGGACAATATAGTAACGCAATGTTCAATGTTCTTATTACTATCGCGGTTATCAGTATCGTTGTCTATCTTTGGAAAATCAACAAAAAAAATAACAAACAACAAAACGAAGAGAAAACTTCGTAGGAACACTTCTTCCCCATTATGTTCGATTTATTACTTTCTTTCGATCGGGAAATTTTTTATTTCTTCAATTCCACATTTACGTTCCTTCCATTCGATTCACTGATGCCTTTCTTAACGGATTACCACAAGAACACATATATTATTTGTGGTATTCTTCTTCTTCTCATTTATCTTTTTTGGAAAGGAGAAAAAAATATCCGTGTTGCAATTCTGCTCGTCATTCCCACACTTATTATTTCTGACCAACTCAGCAGTACCGTGTTGAAGCATTTCTTTGAACGCCAACGACCGTGTATCGCATTGGAAAACGTTCGATTGCTTGTAACTTGCGGCAGCGGATTTTCATTTCCTTCATCGCACGCAGTTAATAATTTTGCGGTTGCAACATTATTCGGTGCGTTCTTCAAGCAACATCGTTGGAAATATTTTGCCTTTACCAGCATCATTGCATACTCTCGTGTCTATGTTGGCGTGCATTATCCTTCTGATATTTTTGCTGGAGCAATCATCGGTGTTTGCTGTGGTTTGGGAGTTTATAAAAGTTGGAAATTTTTCTCTATAAAATTTCAACACACTGAATCACTTCCGTTATGAATCGTGGGAAAAACAACTTGAAAAATATAACATCAAATAATATTCAACGCGATTATTTGTTCTGTATTTTTTCCGGCATTGTTTTCGGAATTTCATTCCCACCAAATTCTGTAGGCATACAAGCATTGTTCGCGTTTGTTCCGCTTCTTCTCGTTTTACTGAACGCAAAAAATCATCTTCATGCATTTCGATATGCTTATGTGATGTTGTTTGTGTGTAGTTTAATTTCAATGTACTGGATTGGAGGATTCACCCACGGACGCGATAATTATTTACTGCTTGCAGGAGGTTTGCTGTTATTCGTTCATCCGATTTTTTACTTTCTCCCTATTGCCGCATTTACTTTCATTCGCAAAAATTTGAATCAGAACATCGCTTTGTTCTCGTTTCCATTCCTTTGGATATCAAACGAATATTTTCGAGCGCATACCGATTTTGCTTTTCCTTGGCTCACGATTGGAAACACTCAAACGTATGATCTTTCGTTGATACAAATCGCTTCTATTGTTGGCGTGTACGGAATTTCTTTTATCATTTTACTCATCAATTGCGTCATAGTTTTTGTTTTCAGAAATATTACAACACGACAATGGAAAACGATTTCCTGGCAAAGTGGAATGTGCATTCTTTTTATTATCTGTCTGTACGGAATTCCAAAATTCATTGGCAATAAAATTTTAGAAGAACACTCAAACAATGAAAAACAAACTCATACAATTCGAGTCGCGATTGTTCAACCGAATATTGATCCTTGGGAAAAATGGCAGAACACTATCGATTTTCAAATGGACGTGTTGCTGAAAATGAGCAATGAAGTTTCTGCGTTCAAACCTGATTTACTTGTTTATCCCGAAACAGCGATTCCATCGTATATTTTGTTGCCAAACAATGAGCAAAGTTTATCGCAATTGAAATCGTTTGTTCATAAAAACAGAATCGCATTGTTCACAGGAATTCCCGATGTGAAATATTTCGATGATTCAACGTTCGCACCATCAAGCAGTAAAATATTTTCAGAATCACGAATGCGATACAATACGTACAATTCATCAATGTTGTTAAAACCAAACTCCAATGAAATTCAAACGTGCGCGAAATCCATTCTTGTACCATTTGCTGAACGAGTTCCCTATGCCGATTATTTTTCATTCTCCAAATTGTTTGAATGGGGAATCGGAATTTCAGGTTGGGGAAAAGGTACCGATTCGACAATTTTTAATTTCACAACAACCACCGGAAAAATAATTCATTTTGCTAATCTTATATGTTTTGAATCCGTGTTTCCGCAACTTGCAACGAAGTTTGCGAAGAACGGCGCAGATTTTTTTACGGTGATTACGAACGACAGTTGGTGGGGAAATACGTCCGGCGTGTATCAGCATTTACGTTTCGGAATTTTTCGCGCAATTGAAAATCGCAAATGGCTCGTGCGCTGTGCAAACTCAGGAATTTCCTGCTTCATTGACCCGTACGGAAGGATATACTACTCAACTGATTTCAACACTCAGCAAGTGATAATGAAAGAAATTTCTCTTTCCAACGAAAAAACTTTTTACAATGAACACAGCGATTGGTTTACGTTGTGGAATGTGATTATTGCTTCATTACTATTAGCAATAGCATTTACAAAGAAATATTTATTCAACGAAAAAATCATCCATTGAAAATTCAATATTTCTTTCAATGTTGAATGGAGAACTACTACTAAAAAAATATTATGCATCAAACATTTATTGACTTACGAAGCGATACAGTTACAAAACCTTCTTTTGCGATGCGCGATGCAATGGCAAAAGCGGAAGTAGGCGACGACGTATTCGGTGATGACCCAACTGTTCTTCTTTTGCAAAAACACGTTGCAGATTTACTCGGAAAAGACGCGGCGTTGTTTTTTCCGTCGGGAACAATGAGCAATCAAGTGTGCATCAAGTGCCACACGGAACCAAGTGATGAAATTATTTGCGAAGAAGGTGCGCATATTTTTAATTATGAAACTGGCGGACCTGCGTTTCTTTCCGGCGTTCTTGTCAAAACATTGAAAGGAATTCGCGGCGTATTTACTGCCGAACAAATCAAACAAGTCATTCGTCCGCGAGCGTATTATATGCCAGTAACAAAATTGATTGTTATTGAGAATACACACAACCGCGCGGGCGGAACAATTTTTCCACTCGAAGAAATAAAAAAGATTCGAGAACTTGCGGTGAGTGAAGGAATACGTTTGCATCTCGACGGAGCGCGTTTATGGAATGCGTTTGTCTCGACAGGAATTCATCCGAAAGAGTACGCATCGTATTTCGATTCTGTTTCAGTGTGTTTATCGAAAGGGCTTGGTGCGCCGGTTGGTTCGGTTTGCGCAAGCGATAGAATGCTGGTTGAACGCGCAAGAAAGTTCAGAAAAATTTTTGGCGGTGGAATGAGACAAGCAGGAATTCTCGCAGCAGCAGGAATTTATGCATTGCAAAATAATATTACGCGATTGAAAAAAGACCACGAGAAAGCACAACTCTTCGCACAAACAGTTGCAAAAATTCCCGGTATGTATATTGACTTGGAATCTGTTCAAACAAATATCGTTATCATCGAAGTTGATAAAACAGGAAAATCCCCGAATGAGGTGTTAGCAATGTTGAAGGAAAACAATGTGCTTCTCACGCCGGGAAATTGGAACAGTATTCGCGCCGTATTTCATCTTGATGTATCAATGGAAGAAACACAACAAGCATCGCGAGTTTTTTATGAACTCTTCAAGTAGAAGTATTTCGTCATTAGTCATTCTTGAATCTCGCTAAACTCATTATCAATGACAAATTACCAATTCCTCTATGGATAAAAAAGATTTCAACTTCAAAACTCAAATGCGCATTCGCAATTACGAAATAGATTTGCAAGGAATTGTTCACAATGCAAATTATTTACTGTATTTCGAAATAGTGAGAATGGAACACTTAAAGCAACTCGACGTAAGCGTAGATGTTCATTCCATACGAAACGGATGAATTCCGATGAAAGTAATAGAGTTTGAAAAGTAAATATGTTCACACGTGCCTGATACGAATTTTTCTTACTACACAAAACATCTTTCTGCTGAAAATTTACAACGCGTTTATGAAATTGCTCCACCCCGCGTTCAACAATATTTTGATGCAGAAATACATTACCTTCTTTCAAAAATAACTGCAAACGATGTAGTTTTGGAATTGGGTTGCGGCTATGGTCGTATCATTCCGACGTTGGCGAACAAAGCAAAATTTGTCGTTGGCATTGATACATCGTTGCAGAGTTTACTCCTTGGTCAGCAGTTTCTTCGCAATGTTTCAAATAGCCTTCTATTTCAAATGAATGCAACAAAACTTGATTTTCTTTCTCACACATTTGATGTTGTCGTTTGTATTCAAAACGGAATTTCTGCATTTCACGTCAATCAACACGAATTAATCAAAGAAAGTATTCGCGTAACAAAACCCGGTGGAAAAATTTTCTTTTCAAGTTATTCCGAAAAATTTTGGGACCATCGGCTTCATTGGTTTCGGTTGCAAGAGAGGGAAGGACTTATTGGTGAAATTGATGAAGAACATACAATGAATGGCATGATTGTTTGCAAAGATGGGTTTACGGCAACGACAGTGAATGAAAAAAATTTCCTTGGTTTGGTTTCTGAGTTCAATGTAAGCGTAAACATTTCAGAAGTAGATGAATCAGTAATCTTTTGTGAAATGGACGTTCGTTGAATGCACACTTGAAAATTCAGAAAATAATAATTGTTGTTGCAACATTTTAAAAACACTTCAAGTCTAACACAAATATCTTTCAAAATATTTATTCACAAATTCAAAAATACAATGAGGCAATTATTCTATCTCTATCTAATCTTCCTATCACTTTCATTTACCTCTAATTCCCAGGAACGTTTCGGCGACATTTCCGGAAAAATTTTCGACGTTAAAACATTAGAGCCGATTCCTTCAGCAAATATTTTCCTTGTTGAAAAACCTGAGCTCGGAACTTCTTCCAATCTCGACGGTGTATTTCTATTGAAAACCATTCCTGTTGGAACATACAGTTTGAAAATTTCTGCCTTAGGTTATAGTTCGCAAATTGTTACCAATACTGTTGTTGTAACAGGTCGCGCAACTCCGATTACCATTAAACTTGAAGAGAAATCCATAGAAATGCAAACAGTTACAGCAGAAGCGACATATTTCAGCAGAGCGCAACAGATGAGTCCCGTAAGTTCAAGCGTGTTTGTTCGCGCGGAAGTGTTGCGTTCTCCCGGTGGAATTCAAGATGTGCAGCGAGTTGCGCAATCGCTTCCCGGTGTTGCGAGTTCAACGGATAACATTAACGAACTCATTGTACGAGGAGGCGCACCGTTCGAAAATCTTACGATTCTTGACCAAATGGAAATTCCTTCCATCAATCATTACTCGAATCAATTTAATTCCGCTGGTCCCATCAATATGGTGAACGCCGATATGATTGAAGATGTGCAATTTTCTTCGGGAGGATTTCCTGCGCAATACGGCGATAAAACTTCCTCCGTTATGAATTTAACGGTGCGCGAAGGTGATAAAAAGAAATCGTTCGCTTCCAATACGGCAATGAATATGGCAGGGCTCGGAATGCTGATCGAAGGAGGTTTTGCAAACGAAAAAGGTTCATACATTTTTTCTATTCGCAATAGTTTGCTCGAAGTTATTGATAAGGCAGTTGGTATTTCAAAAATTTCGCTTACCGCCATTCCGAAATATTGGGATATGCAATCAAAATTGACGTACGATTTTTCGCAATCGCAAAAACTGATATTCAATGTTTTGTATGGAGATAGCCGCATCAATTTTGTTGGAGACCCGAAGTTGCAAGATACGTTACGCCGTAACGTTCTCGATTCATCATCGGTTGAAACGCTTTATCCTGTTACAAAACAATACGCCGTAGGATTGAGTCTTCGTAGTTTGTTCGGAAAAGAAGGATACTCGATGTTCACACTTTATTCATCGGGAACAAGCACTGATATAACCGTGCAGGAAGATTTTGCAGTTCGTCAACGCGATGCAAACGGCGATGTCAATTCGTACACCATTCTCAACACTCAAAAAGTTTTTGCCAATAATATGTTCGAATCATTTCTCGGTGCAAAGTACGAATTGTTTTACCAACCACATCCACTTCATTCACTTTCACTCGGAGGACAAATTCAAACAGCGCAAAAGTGGAGAGACGATTTATTTTTCGGAGGAGATACGTCGCGTTACGATTTTGACAACGATGGAATTTTTGAAACAGGTCCGATTGCTGTAAATGCGGCAACGTTTTTGCAGCATTTCAAATTCGGCGATGCGAGTAAATACTATCTGTTTGCAAGTGATAAATATTTACTGACTTCTTCATTCGCATTTACTTTAGGTTTTCGGTACGACCATTTTACGTACGCGGGCAAAGGTGCATTTTCTCCTCGAGCAAGTTTATCGTATCAATTTATTCCATCAATTAGTACTGCAACATTTGCAGTCGGTGAATATGCGCAGGTTCATCCGCTCCCCTTTTACGGCGACAGATTTCATATCGGATTCAATCGCAATCTCGATTATATGAAAGCGACGCATTATGTTCTCGGTTACGAACATATTCTCGGTGAAGGTTTCAAATTCAGCGTAGAAACGTATTACAAAAATTATCGCAACATTGCGGTGAGTGAAGAATTTATTTATCAAGCAGCAGAAACGGTTCGCACCGATAAAATTCACACGATTGGCAAACGACACTCCTATGGAACAGAATTATTTCTCGAACAAAAGCAAGTCGCAGACTATTTCGGAACATTGAGCGTGTCGTTTTCAAAAACTGAGATGAAAGATTCGCGAATTCCACCAATGAAACGTTGGTACACATCAGAATTTGATTATCCTGTTATCCTCACTGCGCTTGGAGGAAAGGTGGTGAAAGGTGTTCGTGATTGGTGCGATAACGCTCCGTTCTACATAAAATATCCTTCGTACATTTTTCCATTTTCGAACGAAATGGAAATCAGTTTTAAATTTCGATATCAATCGGGAAGACCATACACGCCGCTCGAATACGTATTGTGGAAACAAAACAGAGAAGGCGGAGTACATTGGTCACCAGGCGCGTGGGTTTCCAGTAAGAAAGAAAATTCCGTTCGTTATCCCGATTACAGTCGCTTGGATTTTCAGTGGTTAAGCAGATACAATCATTCCGGGTACAACATCAACGTGTACATCGCGATGATGAATATCTTCAACACAAAAAATGTTTTCTATGAAAATCACCGCAGCGATGGAACAATAGAAACAGTTTACCAGTTTGCGTTTTTCCCCGTTGCAGGAGTGGAAGTTGAGTTTTGAGAAGAGTCATTTAAAACATAGAGCAGAAATCTTGTTTCTGCTCTATTCGTAAACAAAATTTGCATATTACATTCTTTCCGGCGCAGTAATTCCTAAAATTGAAAGTCCATTTCCTAAAACAATTTTTGTTCCCGAACACAATGCCAATCGCGCCGATGTTAATTCTCTATCATCCGTTACAACGCGATGGTCGTGATAAAAGCGATGAAATGAACTTGCGACGTTATGTAAATATTCGCAGAGTAAATGCGGCTCAAAATTTGTTGCGACATTTTCTACAACTTCGGGAAATGTTCGTAATAATTTCATCAAATCAATTTCTGCACTTTCTTCCAGCAAAGACAGATTTGCTATTTGCTCTTGGCTTTTTTCTCTACGCTCTATACTCTCTGCTCCTTGCTCACTTGCAAATCGAATGATGCTTGCAATTCTCGCATGAGCATATTGTAGATAATACACAGGGTTTTCGTCCGATTGTTGTTTCGCAAGTTTCAAATCGAAATTGAGATGACTTCCGATACTGCGCATCAAAAAGAAATAGCGAACGACATCCGCGCTAACTTCATCTATCAACTCATCGAGTGTAATAAAATTTGCTTTCCGTGTGGACATTTTCACGACTTCACCATCTTGTAATATCGTAACAAACTGGTGAATCAGTACTTTGATCTTTTCAGGATTTTCTCCGAGGGCGCGTAAACTTGCAAGCACATCGGGATACGTTGCAATATGGTCGCTTCCTAAAATATCA is from Ignavibacteria bacterium and encodes:
- a CDS encoding 2-C-methyl-D-erythritol 2,4-cyclodiphosphate synthase translates to MRFGFGFDIHQLVENRKLILGGIEIPFNKGLLGHSDADALSHAICDALLGAATLGNIGTQFPNTDVQYKNISSLLLLERTALLIRENHFEISNIDSTIVLQEPIIHTFISYLRKNIAHSLSLELQQVSVKATTSEHLGFIGRNEGIAVFAVASLYDSTSPKSEL
- a CDS encoding DedA family protein; the protein is MTALHQNQNYKIMRMLIIFAFFFCKCSIETLAQQTTLTREILEQHLTEHSSLNEQIGTISNMFKESLGSERTRVIVMDFTTNRKEISLLGNYIRRTIGKTIGTNDKYEIVDQVLVLKEIAVKKLPLGVSLPTTRVYSFAEMFLFTDAVITGSVEFDGTVCKISAQLYSEDALITSYNAKCTSDDILKQSVLQLTNNYPEELLIAQKENPAPSFFVYYTEKLIEKLENLEPFWIYFIVSFIAFIENVFPPFPSDAIVVFGGFLVGVGKVKYWLLLLGSTIGSTLGFMLAYYIGVKCSTTKISSLKIRYVPVDALLKVGAWFSKFGYTLIVVNRFLAGTRAVISFFAGLSGLPLLTTTILSFLSALAWNALLLYAGTSLGKNWQVALEYIGQYSNAMFNVLITIAVISIVVYLWKINKKNNKQQNEEKTS
- a CDS encoding phosphatase PAP2 family protein; this translates as MFDLLLSFDREIFYFFNSTFTFLPFDSLMPFLTDYHKNTYIICGILLLLIYLFWKGEKNIRVAILLVIPTLIISDQLSSTVLKHFFERQRPCIALENVRLLVTCGSGFSFPSSHAVNNFAVATLFGAFFKQHRWKYFAFTSIIAYSRVYVGVHYPSDIFAGAIIGVCCGLGVYKSWKFFSIKFQHTESLPL
- the lnt gene encoding apolipoprotein N-acyltransferase — protein: MNRGKNNLKNITSNNIQRDYLFCIFSGIVFGISFPPNSVGIQALFAFVPLLLVLLNAKNHLHAFRYAYVMLFVCSLISMYWIGGFTHGRDNYLLLAGGLLLFVHPIFYFLPIAAFTFIRKNLNQNIALFSFPFLWISNEYFRAHTDFAFPWLTIGNTQTYDLSLIQIASIVGVYGISFIILLINCVIVFVFRNITTRQWKTISWQSGMCILFIICLYGIPKFIGNKILEEHSNNEKQTHTIRVAIVQPNIDPWEKWQNTIDFQMDVLLKMSNEVSAFKPDLLVYPETAIPSYILLPNNEQSLSQLKSFVHKNRIALFTGIPDVKYFDDSTFAPSSSKIFSESRMRYNTYNSSMLLKPNSNEIQTCAKSILVPFAERVPYADYFSFSKLFEWGIGISGWGKGTDSTIFNFTTTTGKIIHFANLICFESVFPQLATKFAKNGADFFTVITNDSWWGNTSGVYQHLRFGIFRAIENRKWLVRCANSGISCFIDPYGRIYYSTDFNTQQVIMKEISLSNEKTFYNEHSDWFTLWNVIIASLLLAIAFTKKYLFNEKIIH
- a CDS encoding aminotransferase class I/II-fold pyridoxal phosphate-dependent enzyme, whose product is MHQTFIDLRSDTVTKPSFAMRDAMAKAEVGDDVFGDDPTVLLLQKHVADLLGKDAALFFPSGTMSNQVCIKCHTEPSDEIICEEGAHIFNYETGGPAFLSGVLVKTLKGIRGVFTAEQIKQVIRPRAYYMPVTKLIVIENTHNRAGGTIFPLEEIKKIRELAVSEGIRLHLDGARLWNAFVSTGIHPKEYASYFDSVSVCLSKGLGAPVGSVCASDRMLVERARKFRKIFGGGMRQAGILAAAGIYALQNNITRLKKDHEKAQLFAQTVAKIPGMYIDLESVQTNIVIIEVDKTGKSPNEVLAMLKENNVLLTPGNWNSIRAVFHLDVSMEETQQASRVFYELFK
- a CDS encoding class I SAM-dependent methyltransferase, with the protein product MCSHVPDTNFSYYTKHLSAENLQRVYEIAPPRVQQYFDAEIHYLLSKITANDVVLELGCGYGRIIPTLANKAKFVVGIDTSLQSLLLGQQFLRNVSNSLLFQMNATKLDFLSHTFDVVVCIQNGISAFHVNQHELIKESIRVTKPGGKIFFSSYSEKFWDHRLHWFRLQEREGLIGEIDEEHTMNGMIVCKDGFTATTVNEKNFLGLVSEFNVSVNISEVDESVIFCEMDVR
- a CDS encoding TonB-dependent receptor, which encodes MRQLFYLYLIFLSLSFTSNSQERFGDISGKIFDVKTLEPIPSANIFLVEKPELGTSSNLDGVFLLKTIPVGTYSLKISALGYSSQIVTNTVVVTGRATPITIKLEEKSIEMQTVTAEATYFSRAQQMSPVSSSVFVRAEVLRSPGGIQDVQRVAQSLPGVASSTDNINELIVRGGAPFENLTILDQMEIPSINHYSNQFNSAGPINMVNADMIEDVQFSSGGFPAQYGDKTSSVMNLTVREGDKKKSFASNTAMNMAGLGMLIEGGFANEKGSYIFSIRNSLLEVIDKAVGISKISLTAIPKYWDMQSKLTYDFSQSQKLIFNVLYGDSRINFVGDPKLQDTLRRNVLDSSSVETLYPVTKQYAVGLSLRSLFGKEGYSMFTLYSSGTSTDITVQEDFAVRQRDANGDVNSYTILNTQKVFANNMFESFLGAKYELFYQPHPLHSLSLGGQIQTAQKWRDDLFFGGDTSRYDFDNDGIFETGPIAVNAATFLQHFKFGDASKYYLFASDKYLLTSSFAFTLGFRYDHFTYAGKGAFSPRASLSYQFIPSISTATFAVGEYAQVHPLPFYGDRFHIGFNRNLDYMKATHYVLGYEHILGEGFKFSVETYYKNYRNIAVSEEFIYQAAETVRTDKIHTIGKRHSYGTELFLEQKQVADYFGTLSVSFSKTEMKDSRIPPMKRWYTSEFDYPVILTALGGKVVKGVRDWCDNAPFYIKYPSYIFPFSNEMEISFKFRYQSGRPYTPLEYVLWKQNREGGVHWSPGAWVSSKKENSVRYPDYSRLDFQWLSRYNHSGYNINVYIAMMNIFNTKNVFYENHRSDGTIETVYQFAFFPVAGVEVEF